CTTGCAGGTGCAGCGAAAGGAGGAGGGGCTATGAAGGAAGCCGTGTTATACCGGACGGACAGTCTGTTTCTGCGGGAGGTTGTTCTTGAGCTGGAGAAGCAGGAGATCCCTTACCGTTTGACGGATGAGCGGTCTGCAGCAGACGGCTCCGTGCTGTTTGTCATCCTGGATCAACTGCTGGCGGAGGAACTTAGTCCCTTCTACCGGGAGACTCCCGGTCCGGGCGGAATCTTCTTCCTCCATCATCTGCTGGACACGCTGCTTGCGGGTCCCCTGTACCATCAGGCAGACGCCGGGGGCTGCATGGCCTGCCTGGCGCAAAAATATAAGGACACCGGAAGGGAAGGATTGTTGCCGCTGCTCTATGGCGAGAAGACGGAGTATGTGCCTCAGCCGCAGGCGGCAGGATTCGCTGCCGATTGTATCCGCGGTGCCCTCCTTGCGGCGGATCATCTTCACCGTTACATAGGCCATGTTGAGCATATCCACTGGGATGCCTTGCGCGTGGAGGGGGTTCTGCTGCGCAGGCATGACGGCTGTCCCGTATGCTCCGGCACGGCTCCATCTGTGACTGCACCGCGCCATCCACAGACGGCAGATACGGTGAAGCAGGGCAGCCGTATCTACCGGCTGCGCTCAGAGATGAATACAGAGGCGATCCTGCGCAAGTGGTATGATCCCGATGGCGGAACGATCACCCACCGCTACCGCGAACTGCGTTCCTCCTATATTGAAGCGGGCGGAATGGAGCTGCGGATCGGTCCGGCTTATGTGGAGACCGGCTTCGGCCGGGCTTACCGGCGGCAGGATGCCATGAAGCTGGCGGTGCTTGAAGCCCTGGAGCGGTATTGCGGAATGTGTGACCGAACCGCACCTGCGGCGAAGAGGTTCTCCTATGAGCAGGTCTCTGAGCAGGCGGTGGACCCTGCGGTATTCGGTCTGCACGACGTTATAGCCATGGCGCATCCGGCCTTTAGGTTGCTGCAGTACAAGGAAAATCTGCCTGTATACTGGACGCCGGTGCTTTCCATGAAGGAGCGCAGGGAAGTACTGGTGCCGGAGCAGCTGGTGTACTTCGCAGACGGACATTTCAGAAGCGGAACGAACAGGTTCGTCTACGACAGCTCCAATGGCCTGGCACTGGGCAGCACCTGGGAAGAGGCGGCCTTGCATGGCCTGTTCGAGGTCATCGAACGCGATAATTTCCTCTGCGCCTGGTACAACCGGCTTCCCCTGCGGGAGATTGACATTTCCGGCAGTCCGCTGGAGGAGCTGAAGCAGCTCATCTATTTCTTGGAGCTGGAAGGCATTCAAATCCGCTTCTTCGATATTTCAATGGAGCTTAAGGTGCCCAGTGTATGGGCGCTGGCGTATGATACGCGCGAGGGGGCTGTCATGAAGGCCTATAATGCCGCCGCCGCCCATATTATTCCCGGTAAGGCTGTGGAATCCGCAGCGATGGAAGTCATCACCTCGCTGCCGATCTATGCGGCAGAGCTGAAGGAAGGCGGCCATGCATTCACAAGAGCGCAGCAGCTTGAGAATAATCCGGGGGCGGTCACCGAATTCGAGGACCATGTTCTGTATTATGCCAGCGAGAGCAACTGCCGCCAGGGACTGGATTTTGTACTGCGGGGGGATGGGCGGCAGAAAGCTTCTCTGGAGGAACTCTACCCGGATGCCTATGACCCCGGAGGCCGGTTCACTCATGATGATCTGGCCGGTGATCTGGAGGAGCTGGCCGCTGCCGTCATTGACCATTACGGGGAGCTGTATATAGCCGATGTGACTCCGGATGAAGTGGCGGACTTCGGGTACCGCGCGGCCAAGGTGCTGGTTCCCGGCATGCTGCCCATGACGTTCGGGGAGCAGCATAGACGCGTGATTATGGAAAGACTGATCCGGGAAAGAGAGCGGCGGGGGCTGGGAAAAGATTTCACGGTGAACCCCGATCCGCATCCATTCCCGTAAGGAGGGACATTTATGCAAACGTGGAAAAGCTACAGGGTGTATTACCAGTTCCAGCCGGGGTATGACGGACTGATTCTGCTGCTGGCCGAACAACTGGAGCGGCTTGCGGCCACGGGAAGAATCTCGAAATGGTTCTTCCTGAGGTATTGGGAAGACGGCCCGCATATCCGGGTGCGGTATCTGATGGATGGAGAGCTTGGGGAAGACGAGCTGTTTGACAGGGTGAGAGCCTATATACAGCGTTATCCCTCGGCCCGCAGGCTGAGCAAGGAAGAATACTTCCAGGGTCATAAATTCGACGGGGAGCCGCTGGAGCTGCAGAAACTGGACTGGTATGAGGAGGGCGAGATTATCAGCAAGCCGTATGAACCGGAATTTGAGCGCTACGGCGGTACGGCATTGATGCCGCTGACGGAATCCCTGTTCATGGAGTCCAGCAGGCTGGCCGCCTGTATCCTGGAGCTGACGGCCGGCAGTGCCTTCACCCGGCGCCTGCTGACGGGAATGCGGGTGCTGGAAGAGCTTGCGGAGAGTCTCTTTACACGACTTCCCCGTCTGGGGGAGCTCCAATCCTTTTACCGCAAGAGTGCGGAGAGCTGGCAGCGGCTGTATCAGCTCGGTGACATGGAGCTGATAACCAAGCTGGTCCGCTGGTGTACAGCGCACCCGGACTGGCGGGAACCGGTGGATCGTCTGCTGCTCAGCGAGGGGAATTACGGACACCTGCGGACCGCTCTGCTGGAGGGCTATGCCGCCATTGCAGCAGCGGAGCAGAATGAACAGCGGGTAAGATCCATTCTGTATTCGCACCTGCATATGCTGAACAACCGCTGCGGAATCAGTCCGGAATATGAATATGCGCTGTACCGGACGCTCTCTAGTCTCACAATTAATCAGGAGGTGGGTTCAAATGTTACCGTCCCATAATCAGATATCCGAGTTCTATGATTATGATCTGCTGTTCGGGGAAATAGCCGGGGAGGAGCCTCGCTCTGTGGCCTGGAGATTCAACCAGCGGCCGCTGGACAACTACGAGTTCCCCGGCAATGAAGTCCCGCTGGAGGAATACCTGGACAAGGTCAGCCTGGAACGCGGCCCGTCCCTGCCGGAGGAATACGAGGTACGGCTCGACAAGCTGCTGCTGAAGCGCAGATCTACACTGCTGGGCCAGATGGGGGCGTCCTGGTCACTGGGCGAGCTGGCTGCCCTGCTGTGCTGGTCCGCCGGACCGCGCGATGAGCAGCGGCATATGGGCAGCCATCATGCAGGCAAACAGATCTCCATGCGGACCTATCCTTCGGGCGGGGCGATGTATTCGATCAAGCTGTATATGTATATCCGCGGAGTGGAAGGGCTTGAGGACGGTGTGTACTATTATGCGCCGCTGCAAAAAGAGCTGTACCGGTTCCGCAGCGCACTGCCGCCGGAAGAACTGGAGCGTCTTTTCCCCATGACCCTGTACAAGACGGATGCGAGAAGCCTGGCGCTGGAAGGGGCATCCATTCTGCTGTTCTTCATGGCGGATTTGAAATACAGCTTCAAGAAATACGGCCGTCTGGCCTATAAGCTTGCCCTGCTCGAAGCCGGCCATATTGCCCAGAATGTACAGCTGCTCAGCACCGCCATGGATAAGAATACGCTGCCGATCTGCGGGTATTTTGCGGACAAGGTTGAGGAGCTTCTGCTGTTAAGGGAGCATAAATACCAGCACTGTGTGTATGGCATAGTGCTTGGCTAAACGAAGGAGGAGAAGAACATGTTGAATGCTTTTTTTGAACTGCAGGCAGCAGAGGATACTCTTCAGGTCATGAATTGCTACCGCCGGACCAGCCCGCTCTACACGATCTCCCACCGTGATCCGGTGCGGCTGAAGCGGGTGCTTGAAGACCGTCAGCTCTCTGCTGACTCCAAGGGGGCGGGGCGGCTGTATGAGAATGGCATCCTGGTGGACCCTGTTCATCTGGCGGCGCTTGAGCGCTTCAAAGAGATGTTCACAGGTGTGGATGCCGACGTGGACCCGTATGCTCTATCACTTGTGCTGACCAGCGGGTATCTGCGCTCCGAGATTCGGGTCATACGGTATGCCGGAGCCGGTGTCCCCTTTGCTTATGCTTCAGCCCCTTTAATCAAGGATGAGAATGCCCCGCAGCATCATCTTGTAATGTACAGTGATCCCTTGCAGCTGCGGAGACTGCGTAAGGAGGTTGATTTGAAACGCAGGGATACTATATTTCTCTGCCGGGTAGCAGAAGGCGGGATTACGGAGATCGGGCCGGTCTACGCGCTGCATCCATCCTTTTGCTTCGACTGCCTTATCGACAGGCTTCAGACCTATCATATCCGCTGGACAAGCCCCCTGTCAGGGGAACGGTCTGCTGTGCTGGAGGAGGAATTCCTGCGCGCGCTGGTCGATCATTACAGCTCATACATTACGCTTCTCTCTAACGTACATGAGCGTAAAATTGTATTAGATGCTGGTGCAATGCATTACACCAGCCTGATTTCCCCGCGTTCCGCTCATTGTCAATGTCAGAAATAGAGAATGAGAGGATTTCTTTTACAGGAAAACAATGGAATTCCCGGGCCGTATCTATTAAAATGAACCATGAGAAGCAGAAGATGATAGATACAGAGGCGGGGGACGGTTCATGGAGTATTTTATAGTAAACGTAATGACCGAATTTCAGACTCAGATCGACCGGTACTTCAGGGTGAAGCTGCTGCACGAAGCGGCCCAGGCGGCCATCAAGATAAAGTGTTCAGAATCATTGCTGTTTGGTAAAATGACCCTGCTGCACTACCGGATGTTCGGCGGGAAGGATACCGGGATATATAAAGCGGCTGCTGCCGTGGAAATGATGATTCTGGCGCTTGATATTATCGATGACATACAGGATGAGGATCATACAGATATGCCGTGGTGCCGGATGCCCAAGGAGATCGCCCTTAATCTGGCCCTCGGTTTCCTCAGCCTCTCCCAGGAGGCTCTGCTCCGCAGTGGTTGGCCTGCCGAACAGGTCCGAAGCATTGCAGCATTATTCAACGATCAGCTTCTGGCAGCCATTAACGGACAGACGCTAGACCTGCTCAATGAAATTGAGACCGAAGAGGATTACCTCAGCATGGTGCGGCAGAAGTCAGCGGCGCTCCTTGTATGTGCCTGTATGACCGGTGTAATTCTGGCTACGGGAAGTGCAGATCAGCGCGTAGCCGAATATGCCGAAGAGATCGGAATTGCTGCCCAGATCAAGAATGACTACCGGGATCTGTTGAACTGGGATGGCAAAAATGATTTCATCCGCCGCAAGCGGACGTTGCCCCTGCTGTTCCTGCTTGCAGAGATCGGGGAGAACGATAAGTGGATTGCGGAATGCTTTGCCGGCAGCCTGGAGCCGGAGGATGTGCTGCACCGGTTCGCGGAATTCGGCGAGGCGGTGGAACGTACGGGCACCCAGCTGTATACCTCGGTGCGGATGCGTTCGCATTATTACCGGTTTCTGGAGGTCATTGAACGTATGGAACTGGATTCCAAGTGGCGGGATCTCATTATTGAGGCCGCAATGTAGTGCCCGGAGCCACGCAATACCGCATGCGGGGAACCGCAACAGATTGGCGGTAATTACGGGCTATAATGTCGTTTTGCCCGGGGGGATAACCTGATATATTGGTTGCAGGAAGAAGAAACGAACCAATAATAAGGGGGAGCAAATTATGTTACAAGAAATCATCCGTAAGCTGGTAAAAGAGCCGGGGTCCCTAATGCAGCTACAGAGCGGACAGCTTCAGCTTGCCGGAATGTCTGTGCTGGAAGAGCGGGCCCTGATGGATGTTATGAACAGCCGCGATAAAGATAACGGCCAGACTCTTCTTAGAGAGATGTACTGGTGTTAAAAGCATATAATTTATTCCTGGAGGCTTGTCTCATTGCCTAAATTATCTAGCCATCATCCCAAAATTATTGCGGGCCTGTCCATTTTTGTTCTCTTGGCCGCATATTTGACCTATGTGATTCTATCACGCCCTGTGATAGGAATCGATGTGAAGTTAACGCCGCAAGGCGGAGTTACTGTAACTAGCGTTGCAGCGGGCAGCTGGAGCGAGCATAAAATTCACCCCGGAGATACGGTTCTTAAGGCTAACGGGGAAGATCCGCTGCTTCTGGAGACGATCCGCAAATACAACAGTATTGAGAATGTGGATTCACTCGTCATTCAGCATACGGAACCGGGCGGCAACCCGGTGACTTCCAGCTTGGAGGTTGAGCCGGGCTTGTCTGCGCATGAGCTGATCTTCCGTCTGGTGATCCCCGGCATTTCTTTGCTGCTGCTCTTCGGATTCTCCGTATACGTATACCGGAAAAAGCGGAATGACCGTGCTGCGCTGCAGCTCATTCTGTTTTTTCTCAGTATCGGGCTAAGCTACTTCAGTTCAACGCCCTCCGGGATGGCGGATAAGGTTGGGAGAGTGTGTCTGGGTACCAGCTTCGCTGTTGTTCCCGTTTTTTTCGTTCACTTTATGCAGGCTTATCTTCAAAGGTTCAAGGAGCCGTTCCTGTCCAGAGCCGTTCTGAACGTTATGTATGTCTGTGCAGGTCTGGTAAGTGTGCTGATGATTCTGGATGTGGCGCTGACCCGGCGGATTCATCCGCTTGAAACGCAAACGCTGCTGATCTTTTTTGTAGCCGCTAATTTCCTGATTGTCTATAAGCTGATTTCGGGCTTCCGCCAGCACCGGGCAGGTGAGCTGCATACCTTGTTCAAGTTTGCCTTGACGGCGCATGCGGTGGCTTTTTCACCGTTCCTGCTGTTTAACGCTTTGCCAGGACTGTTTGGCGTGACGTTTATTTCCGCAGAAATGACCGCGATCTTTGTATATGCGATTCCTGTGGTCTACTTTTACCTTTTCGTGACCCATAGACTGTTTGATATCGATTTTCTGCTTAACCGGCTGTTCTATTATACGGCGCTGTCGCTGGTTCCCGCGCTGCTGATCCTTGGTGTTATGGGCCTGCTGATTCACCAGAATCCGTACGGCTGGATTGTCTGGGTGCAAATTTTTCTCGCGGTATATCTGATGATCACGCTGTTTCTGTTCTTCAAGGAACTGATGGATTACCGGCTGCGTCCTTATTTCATGAAGGATTTACAGGATTTCCAGGGGAGTATTGACCGTTTCTCCAAACGCATCTCGAAGGTGATGAAGCGGTCGGACCTGGAGCAATTTCTGGAGCGGGAGATTGGACTGGTGCTGGCGGTACGTACGGTTTCTTTTCTGGAGATTACGCGCGGGAGTGAGCAGGGTAAGGCGAGTGTGACCAGTGACGGGAGAGCCGATCCGCGGATAGAGCAGGACCTGGAGCAGGCGGTCAATGGTCTTGCCGCTGGTGAAATGACCCGGATGTATCAGGGGATTTGCCTGGTGATTGGAAATTATGGT
The window above is part of the Paenibacillus sp. FSL H8-0048 genome. Proteins encoded here:
- a CDS encoding YcaO-like family protein → MKEAVLYRTDSLFLREVVLELEKQEIPYRLTDERSAADGSVLFVILDQLLAEELSPFYRETPGPGGIFFLHHLLDTLLAGPLYHQADAGGCMACLAQKYKDTGREGLLPLLYGEKTEYVPQPQAAGFAADCIRGALLAADHLHRYIGHVEHIHWDALRVEGVLLRRHDGCPVCSGTAPSVTAPRHPQTADTVKQGSRIYRLRSEMNTEAILRKWYDPDGGTITHRYRELRSSYIEAGGMELRIGPAYVETGFGRAYRRQDAMKLAVLEALERYCGMCDRTAPAAKRFSYEQVSEQAVDPAVFGLHDVIAMAHPAFRLLQYKENLPVYWTPVLSMKERREVLVPEQLVYFADGHFRSGTNRFVYDSSNGLALGSTWEEAALHGLFEVIERDNFLCAWYNRLPLREIDISGSPLEELKQLIYFLELEGIQIRFFDISMELKVPSVWALAYDTREGAVMKAYNAAAAHIIPGKAVESAAMEVITSLPIYAAELKEGGHAFTRAQQLENNPGAVTEFEDHVLYYASESNCRQGLDFVLRGDGRQKASLEELYPDAYDPGGRFTHDDLAGDLEELAAAVIDHYGELYIADVTPDEVADFGYRAAKVLVPGMLPMTFGEQHRRVIMERLIRERERRGLGKDFTVNPDPHPFP
- a CDS encoding thiopeptide-type bacteriocin biosynthesis protein; translation: MQTWKSYRVYYQFQPGYDGLILLLAEQLERLAATGRISKWFFLRYWEDGPHIRVRYLMDGELGEDELFDRVRAYIQRYPSARRLSKEEYFQGHKFDGEPLELQKLDWYEEGEIISKPYEPEFERYGGTALMPLTESLFMESSRLAACILELTAGSAFTRRLLTGMRVLEELAESLFTRLPRLGELQSFYRKSAESWQRLYQLGDMELITKLVRWCTAHPDWREPVDRLLLSEGNYGHLRTALLEGYAAIAAAEQNEQRVRSILYSHLHMLNNRCGISPEYEYALYRTLSSLTINQEVGSNVTVP
- a CDS encoding SagB family peptide dehydrogenase encodes the protein MLPSHNQISEFYDYDLLFGEIAGEEPRSVAWRFNQRPLDNYEFPGNEVPLEEYLDKVSLERGPSLPEEYEVRLDKLLLKRRSTLLGQMGASWSLGELAALLCWSAGPRDEQRHMGSHHAGKQISMRTYPSGGAMYSIKLYMYIRGVEGLEDGVYYYAPLQKELYRFRSALPPEELERLFPMTLYKTDARSLALEGASILLFFMADLKYSFKKYGRLAYKLALLEAGHIAQNVQLLSTAMDKNTLPICGYFADKVEELLLLREHKYQHCVYGIVLG
- a CDS encoding polyprenyl synthetase family protein, with the translated sequence MEYFIVNVMTEFQTQIDRYFRVKLLHEAAQAAIKIKCSESLLFGKMTLLHYRMFGGKDTGIYKAAAAVEMMILALDIIDDIQDEDHTDMPWCRMPKEIALNLALGFLSLSQEALLRSGWPAEQVRSIAALFNDQLLAAINGQTLDLLNEIETEEDYLSMVRQKSAALLVCACMTGVILATGSADQRVAEYAEEIGIAAQIKNDYRDLLNWDGKNDFIRRKRTLPLLFLLAEIGENDKWIAECFAGSLEPEDVLHRFAEFGEAVERTGTQLYTSVRMRSHYYRFLEVIERMELDSKWRDLIIEAAM
- the comX gene encoding competence pheromone ComX; protein product: MLQEIIRKLVKEPGSLMQLQSGQLQLAGMSVLEERALMDVMNSRDKDNGQTLLREMYWC
- a CDS encoding ATP-binding protein; translation: MPKLSSHHPKIIAGLSIFVLLAAYLTYVILSRPVIGIDVKLTPQGGVTVTSVAAGSWSEHKIHPGDTVLKANGEDPLLLETIRKYNSIENVDSLVIQHTEPGGNPVTSSLEVEPGLSAHELIFRLVIPGISLLLLFGFSVYVYRKKRNDRAALQLILFFLSIGLSYFSSTPSGMADKVGRVCLGTSFAVVPVFFVHFMQAYLQRFKEPFLSRAVLNVMYVCAGLVSVLMILDVALTRRIHPLETQTLLIFFVAANFLIVYKLISGFRQHRAGELHTLFKFALTAHAVAFSPFLLFNALPGLFGVTFISAEMTAIFVYAIPVVYFYLFVTHRLFDIDFLLNRLFYYTALSLVPALLILGVMGLLIHQNPYGWIVWVQIFLAVYLMITLFLFFKELMDYRLRPYFMKDLQDFQGSIDRFSKRISKVMKRSDLEQFLEREIGLVLAVRTVSFLEITRGSEQGKASVTSDGRADPRIEQDLEQAVNGLAAGEMTRMYQGICLVIGNYGPSRHILWLDDKTNYTSFNYAEKNWLKTLAHYSSIIYENLYLVAGLIENLEGEIKNRNALAPPWVLRLIFTLSENERRRLASDLHDAALQDQLIWYRKLESLMLDYPMEPGLLVQLDQIKEGLLDVIHQIRQTCNELRPPLLMEMGIVEALKQLIQQEQIRSDYTVELQTEPDTIEMDDVQILAVYRIVQELLRNADKHAKASHIILSLESHSGRLYFYYKDNGKGLDLKELKDSFGHMGISGIQERVRSLDGEIKFASAPDQGFEVRLVLPLTAGIQEGGYDDDSYITG